One window of Oncorhynchus kisutch isolate 150728-3 linkage group LG25, Okis_V2, whole genome shotgun sequence genomic DNA carries:
- the LOC109870106 gene encoding p53 apoptosis effector related to PMP-22 — MFRCGIAYPRCRWIVPLLLLFAIIFDIIAIAANSGWVEDEGAKSHYASMWSHCRGRNDNWDCKSLMEFSWAQAVAALMIIGLIILIIAFIISCIALCCTLNISLLPVIGALLFITVVIQFIALIIYPVKFNDLIFEGHYDYTWAYGFGWGATILTIGCGILFCCLPRYEDELTGLAKTKYIYTSA; from the exons ATGTTTCGCTGTGGAATTGCGTATCCAAGATGCAGGTGGATCGTACCACTTCTTTTGCTTTTTGCGATTATATTTGATATTATTGCCATTGCTGCTAACTCGGGATGGGTTGAGGACGAGGGTGCAAAGTCCCACTACGCAAGTATGTGGAGCCATTGTCGAGGGCGGAATGACAACTGGGACTGCAAATCTCTCATGGAATTCT CTTGGGCCCAGGCTGTGGCAGCTCTTATGATCATCGgcctcatcatcctcatcatcgcTTTCATCATCTCCTGTATCGCCCTCTGCTGTACCCTCAACATCAGCCTGCTGCCCGTCATTGGGGCCTTGCTCTTCATCACTG TGGTCATTCAGTTCATCGCCCTCATCATATACCCAGTCAAGTTCAATGACCTGATCTTCGAGGGCCACTATGACTACACCTGGGCCTATGGCTTCGGCTGGGGGGCCACCATCCTCACCATCGGCTGTGGGATCCTCTTCTGCTGCCTGCCTCGCTACGAGGACGAGCTCACAGGCCTCGCCAAGACCAAATACATCT